Part of the Candidatus Neomarinimicrobiota bacterium genome, GTGCTCATCCGGCAGGATAAGTGTCGCGCGTGGCGTATGTGCATCTCAGGTTGTCCTTATAAAAAGCCTTATTTTAACTGGGGAACAGGCAAATCGGAAAAGTGTATTCTCTGTTACCCGCGTCTGGAGAGCGGTCAAGCGCCGGCATGCTTTCATGCCTGCGTTGGACGCATCCGTTACCTGGGTATCCTGCTCTATGATGCGGATCGCATCAAAGCGGCGGCCTCGGTGCCGGATAAAGATCTGGTGGAAGCCCAGCGAGCGATGATTCAAGACCCGTTTGATCCCGAGGTTGTCGCCTCCGCCAAGGCCAATGGCCTGGATGACAAGATGATCGATGCGGCCCAGAATTCGCCTGCATATAAGTTTGTCAAACAGTGGCAACTGGCCCTGCCACTCCACCCTGATTTTCGTACCCTGCCGATGCTTTTCTATGTGCCGCCAATGCTGCCGGTGTTGGCGAGAGTGAAGGATGAGCGTTACGAGATCGAGGGTGCGGATAGTGAAGGGTTGACGCCTCTACTCAGTTCACTTGAACGGGCAAGGATCCCTTTGCGATATTTGGCCAGTCTATTGTCGGCGGGAAATGAGGAAATTGTTTCTGATGTCTATCATAAACTCATTGCCGTGCGGATCTATAAGCGTTCACAAACGGTGAAAGATGTGCCTGAAAAGCAGGTGAAACAGGCTCTGGCCCAAGGAAACACCAGTCCAGAGGAAGCCGAGGCAATCTTCCGCCTGACTTCGCTACCCACATTTGAAGAACGATTCGTAATTCCTCCAATGGCGCGCGAAATGGCAATCGAGACAACGACGGAACCCGACAAACACAAGCCTGAGACCGGCTTCGGCTCTCGTAAGGCCGCTGAGCGGAGGTGGTAACAATGGTTGAAGAGATTGCTGAACAGAATGTATTCCGGCTGTTCGCTGACCTTCTGGAATACCCCCGACCTGGTTTAAGGGAGTCTGTACGCGAATGCGAGGCATTGATCGCATCAAAGGACGCAGAAACCGGAGCGCTGTTGGGTAAGTTCCGCACCTTTGTGAAGGAATCGTCGTTGGAGAAAATGCAGGAGGTCTACACAACAACCTTTGATCTGGGCGCAACCTACCACCCATACGTGGGCTATCACCTGTTGGGCGAAAGTTACAAGCGC contains:
- the narH gene encoding nitrate reductase subunit beta, translated to MDIRAQVSMVFHLDKCIGCHTCSVACKNIWTDRKGTEYMWWNNVETKPGTGYPTLWEDQEKYKGGFEKKQDELRLKLHGKAGGLANIFYNPYLPTIDDYYEPWTYEYENLFSAPEGDDQPTARAISLITGKHMEIEAGPNWDDDLGGSPIYAENDPNLKNVTEEEQLELDELKRMVFFYLPRICNHCLNPGCVAACPASAIYKRGEDGIVLIRQDKCRAWRMCISGCPYKKPYFNWGTGKSEKCILCYPRLESGQAPACFHACVGRIRYLGILLYDADRIKAAASVPDKDLVEAQRAMIQDPFDPEVVASAKANGLDDKMIDAAQNSPAYKFVKQWQLALPLHPDFRTLPMLFYVPPMLPVLARVKDERYEIEGADSEGLTPLLSSLERARIPLRYLASLLSAGNEEIVSDVYHKLIAVRIYKRSQTVKDVPEKQVKQALAQGNTSPEEAEAIFRLTSLPTFEERFVIPPMAREMAIETTTEPDKHKPETGFGSRKAAERRW